The proteins below come from a single Arthrobacter sp. zg-Y1171 genomic window:
- a CDS encoding RsmB/NOP family class I SAM-dependent RNA methyltransferase, whose translation MTPQPEKHRNDKGHERRRAAVKTRTAAAPGQRTRAADPARLVAFEVLRAVSGEDAYANLVLPKSIRKHRLDKRDAGFATELAYGALRGQGTYDAILAKCVDRPLERLDPAVLDALRIGTHQLLAMRVPAHAALDQTVGLARAVIGAGPSALINAVLRKVAARSLDEWVELLTEGETDAVKRSAIEHSHPEWIVRALRQSLVAHGRSVDEITDLLRADNDAPVVNLVALPGLGDLDEARAAGATDGELVKDSALFSAGDVGRLDSVRAGTTRVQDAGSQLVARALAELDLGGASVDEDGVEKWLDMCAGPGGKAALLAALAHESGAVLLANEPAPHRAQLVRQALDAVPGETWNVRTGDGRTIAEDYPETFDRILVDAPCTGLGALRRRPESRWRRKPTDVGELGILQRELLTTAVDAVKPGGVVAYVTCSPHPAETTAVVADVMRKRNDLELLDAGAALDAVSLPGALEAGHESTAQLWPHIHATDAMFLALIRRKI comes from the coding sequence ATGACCCCCCAACCTGAAAAGCACCGCAACGACAAGGGCCACGAACGCCGCCGCGCCGCAGTGAAGACCCGCACCGCCGCCGCCCCCGGCCAGCGCACCCGCGCAGCCGATCCGGCCCGGCTGGTTGCCTTTGAAGTGCTCCGCGCCGTCTCCGGCGAGGACGCTTACGCCAACCTCGTGCTGCCGAAAAGCATCCGCAAGCACCGGCTGGACAAGCGCGACGCCGGCTTTGCCACCGAACTGGCCTACGGCGCCCTGCGCGGCCAGGGCACCTATGACGCCATCCTCGCCAAGTGCGTGGACCGCCCGCTGGAACGCCTGGACCCTGCTGTCCTGGACGCCCTGCGCATCGGCACCCATCAGCTGCTGGCCATGCGCGTCCCTGCACATGCCGCCCTCGACCAGACCGTCGGCCTGGCCCGCGCCGTCATCGGCGCCGGACCGTCGGCGCTGATCAACGCGGTGCTGCGGAAGGTCGCCGCCCGCAGCCTGGACGAGTGGGTGGAACTGCTCACCGAAGGCGAAACCGACGCGGTTAAGCGCTCCGCCATTGAGCATTCCCACCCGGAGTGGATCGTCCGGGCCCTGCGCCAGTCACTCGTGGCGCACGGACGCAGCGTCGATGAGATCACCGACCTGCTGCGTGCCGACAACGACGCTCCCGTGGTGAACCTGGTCGCCCTGCCCGGCCTCGGCGACCTCGATGAGGCCCGCGCCGCCGGAGCGACGGACGGCGAGCTCGTGAAGGATTCGGCGCTGTTCTCCGCCGGCGACGTCGGCCGGCTGGACTCGGTCCGCGCCGGCACCACCCGCGTGCAGGACGCCGGCTCCCAGCTGGTCGCCCGTGCCCTGGCCGAACTGGACCTCGGCGGCGCGTCCGTCGATGAGGACGGCGTGGAAAAGTGGCTGGACATGTGTGCCGGCCCCGGCGGCAAGGCCGCACTGCTCGCCGCCCTCGCCCACGAATCCGGGGCCGTGCTGCTGGCCAACGAGCCCGCTCCGCACCGCGCACAGCTGGTCCGCCAGGCCCTGGACGCCGTGCCCGGGGAAACCTGGAACGTGCGTACCGGAGACGGCCGCACCATCGCCGAGGACTACCCGGAAACCTTCGACCGGATTCTCGTCGACGCACCCTGCACCGGCCTGGGCGCCCTGCGCCGCCGTCCGGAGTCCCGCTGGCGGCGCAAGCCTACCGACGTCGGCGAACTCGGCATCCTGCAGCGCGAGCTGCTCACCACCGCTGTGGACGCGGTTAAGCCCGGGGGAGTGGTGGCCTATGTAACGTGCTCCCCGCACCCCGCGGAAACCACCGCCGTCGTCGCCGACGTGATGCGCAAGCGCAACGACCTGGAGCTGCTCGACGCCGGCGCCGCGCTGGACGCCGTCAGCCTGCCCGGCGCGCTGGAGGCCGGCCACGAATCCACCGCCCAGCTGTGGCCGCACATCCACGCCACCGACGCTATGTTCCTGGCACTGATCCGCCGCAAAATCTAG
- the rpe gene encoding ribulose-phosphate 3-epimerase, which yields MSKCCINPSILSADFVNLEAELQRISAADAVHVDVMDNHFVPNLTIGLPVVERIQQVSALPLDAHLMIADVDRWAPLYAEAGLASVTFHVEASTAPIKLARDLRERGAKAGMALRPATPVEPYLDMLSELDMLLIMTVEPGFGGQKFLDVTLPKIRRAAEAVRGSGLPLAIQVDGGISPETIERAAEAGANVFVAGSAVYGAGDPNDAIRKLRASAEAAVQE from the coding sequence GTGAGCAAGTGCTGCATCAACCCGAGCATCCTCTCGGCCGACTTCGTGAACCTCGAAGCCGAGCTGCAGCGGATCAGCGCCGCGGACGCCGTGCACGTGGACGTTATGGACAACCACTTCGTACCGAACCTGACCATTGGCCTGCCCGTGGTGGAACGGATCCAGCAGGTGTCCGCGCTGCCGCTGGACGCGCACCTGATGATCGCCGACGTCGACCGCTGGGCGCCGTTGTACGCCGAAGCCGGCCTCGCCTCGGTCACGTTCCACGTAGAAGCATCGACGGCCCCGATCAAGCTCGCCCGCGACCTGCGGGAGCGCGGCGCCAAGGCCGGCATGGCCCTGCGCCCGGCCACCCCGGTGGAACCGTACCTGGACATGCTGTCCGAACTGGACATGCTGCTGATCATGACGGTGGAGCCGGGCTTCGGCGGACAGAAGTTCCTGGACGTGACGCTGCCCAAGATCCGCCGGGCTGCCGAGGCCGTCCGCGGCTCCGGGCTGCCGCTGGCCATCCAGGTGGACGGCGGGATCTCCCCGGAGACCATCGAACGGGCCGCGGAGGCCGGAGCGAACGTGTTCGTGGCCGGCTCGGCAGTGTACGGCGCTGGTGATCCCAATGACGCTATCCGCAAACTGCGCGCATCTGCCGAGGCTGCTGTGCAAGAATAG
- the pnuC gene encoding nicotinamide riboside transporter PnuC: MDFLRWLFEAQIPVGSSSLLVRELVGNIFGLLSAFGGMRRKVWAWPVGILGNLLLLTVFLGSMFGGADTATLLGQAGRQIMFIAVSIYGWRRWQQSKSHGESAVTPQWASGRERIGLVTIMLLGTVALTPVFARLGSYEPVWADAWTFVGSLLATYGMAKGWVEFWLIWVAVDIVGVPLLFSAGYYATAFMYLFYGGFTLAGFFVWWKAKRDEKPQVEVMMPDPRTR; encoded by the coding sequence ATGGATTTTCTACGGTGGCTCTTCGAGGCACAGATTCCGGTGGGCTCAAGCTCACTGCTGGTGCGCGAACTTGTGGGCAACATCTTCGGGCTGCTCAGCGCCTTCGGCGGTATGCGCCGTAAAGTCTGGGCCTGGCCCGTCGGCATCCTGGGCAACCTGCTCCTGCTGACCGTCTTCCTTGGCTCCATGTTCGGCGGCGCCGATACGGCCACGCTGCTGGGCCAGGCCGGCCGGCAGATCATGTTTATCGCCGTGTCCATCTACGGCTGGCGTCGCTGGCAGCAGAGCAAGTCCCACGGCGAGAGCGCGGTGACCCCGCAGTGGGCTTCGGGCCGGGAACGCATCGGGCTGGTGACGATCATGCTGCTGGGCACCGTTGCCCTGACCCCGGTCTTCGCCCGGCTCGGTTCCTACGAACCGGTGTGGGCCGACGCCTGGACCTTCGTCGGCTCGCTGCTGGCCACTTACGGCATGGCCAAGGGTTGGGTCGAGTTCTGGCTCATCTGGGTGGCCGTGGACATAGTGGGCGTGCCGCTGCTCTTCAGCGCCGGTTACTACGCCACAGCGTTTATGTACCTCTTCTACGGCGGCTTCACCCTTGCCGGTTTCTTTGTCTGGTGGAAGGCCAAGCGGGACGAGAAGCCGCAGGTGGAAGTGATGATGCCGGACCCGCGGACCCGGTAG
- a CDS encoding DUF1801 domain-containing protein yields MEPASTSVSSFIDGVASPVRRRDAQTLVALMTRITGEQPAMWGPSIVGFGSYHYKYASGREGDAGAAAFSPRKGATTVYLPDGVDAYTEQLSRLGDHTTGAGCLYIKDLAKVDLEILGGIIAESYRRVSADDFGSGG; encoded by the coding sequence ATGGAACCAGCCAGCACCAGCGTCAGCAGCTTCATCGACGGTGTGGCATCTCCCGTTCGCCGCCGCGACGCCCAAACCCTGGTCGCGCTGATGACGCGGATCACCGGGGAGCAGCCGGCTATGTGGGGGCCGTCGATCGTCGGCTTCGGCAGCTACCACTACAAATATGCCAGCGGCCGGGAGGGGGACGCCGGCGCGGCGGCATTTTCTCCGCGCAAGGGCGCCACCACGGTTTACCTTCCTGACGGCGTGGACGCGTACACGGAGCAACTGTCCCGGCTCGGCGACCACACGACGGGTGCGGGCTGCCTGTACATCAAGGACTTGGCGAAGGTGGACCTCGAGATCCTCGGAGGAATCATCGCCGAGTCCTACCGTCGCGTCAGCGCAGATGATTTCGGCAGCGGCGGCTGA
- a CDS encoding DNA alkylation repair protein: MDDLLGPNEVKTLHDALAGAAPGVDWGGVLATRTRLEPLSLRGRTDAVAHALVSALGTYPAAAAAFRAVLDDPTFTGWVLWPVTEAAVTLALADGGTPAFDDALVLLAELTPGLTSEFAIRRLLKADHERALAIIRTWTDHPNEHVRRLASEGTRPYLPWAVRVPSLLATSGATLPLLDAMHNDESEYVRRSVANHTNDLARHAPELVLEAAARWQQTGTPGAIWVVRRSLRTLVKKGNPGALELMGFTPAEVSITGLQTETTVLQLPGELTFDFVLSNTGDAPARLSVDYAVHYVKANRSTAEKVFKLATVSLEPGESRQLSGRHGFRQMTTRRHYAGTHALEVQVNGVRHGRLEFDLVL; the protein is encoded by the coding sequence ATGGATGACTTGCTGGGGCCGAACGAGGTCAAGACCCTGCACGATGCGCTGGCCGGCGCGGCACCCGGTGTCGATTGGGGCGGGGTGCTGGCCACCCGTACCCGGCTGGAACCGTTGTCGCTGCGCGGCCGGACGGACGCCGTCGCGCACGCCCTCGTTAGCGCACTGGGCACCTATCCGGCCGCCGCGGCTGCGTTCCGCGCCGTGCTGGACGATCCGACCTTCACCGGTTGGGTGCTGTGGCCCGTCACCGAGGCTGCCGTAACTTTGGCACTGGCCGACGGCGGCACCCCGGCCTTCGACGACGCGCTGGTCCTGCTTGCGGAACTTACCCCGGGGCTGACCAGCGAGTTCGCCATCCGGCGGCTGCTGAAGGCCGATCACGAGCGGGCTCTGGCGATCATCCGGACCTGGACGGACCACCCCAATGAACACGTACGCCGGCTGGCCAGCGAGGGAACCCGGCCCTACCTGCCGTGGGCCGTCCGGGTACCGTCGCTGCTCGCTACATCGGGAGCCACGCTGCCGCTGCTGGATGCGATGCACAATGACGAGTCGGAATACGTGCGCCGGTCCGTCGCCAACCACACCAACGACCTCGCGCGGCACGCGCCCGAGCTCGTGCTTGAGGCGGCCGCACGCTGGCAGCAGACCGGCACGCCCGGTGCCATCTGGGTGGTGCGGCGCAGCCTGCGCACCCTGGTGAAAAAGGGAAACCCCGGCGCGCTTGAGCTGATGGGTTTCACCCCAGCGGAGGTGAGCATTACCGGGCTGCAGACGGAGACAACCGTCCTGCAGCTGCCGGGCGAACTAACCTTCGACTTTGTCTTGAGCAACACCGGCGACGCTCCGGCCCGCCTGTCAGTTGATTACGCAGTGCACTACGTCAAGGCGAACAGGTCCACGGCCGAGAAGGTCTTCAAGCTGGCGACCGTGTCCCTGGAACCGGGGGAGTCCCGGCAGCTGAGCGGCCGGCACGGCTTCCGGCAGATGACCACCCGGCGGCATTACGCCGGCACTCATGCCCTGGAGGTGCAGGTGAACGGGGTCCGGCACGGCCGGCTGGAGTTTGATCTGGTGCTCTAG